A single region of the candidate division TA06 bacterium genome encodes:
- a CDS encoding TlpA family protein disulfide reductase, giving the protein MRRSLTISLLCVLLVLPLVYGEESAKKAPGFSLKDLNKKEVVLDSLLGKGPIVVDFWATWCKPCLTELDHIKDIYKELKEKGLTVVAINEDDPRNVSKVKPLAASHRWEFQILLDPNKRVKRLYQVVAFPTTFVLDAEGNIRHKHIGYTQGSETQLKKEIEELLLPVQSEPDTTAEKEGTQGETD; this is encoded by the coding sequence ATGCGGCGATCTCTCACTATCTCGTTACTCTGTGTTCTTCTCGTTCTTCCCCTGGTCTATGGAGAGGAATCTGCAAAGAAGGCTCCAGGTTTTTCTCTCAAAGACCTCAACAAGAAAGAGGTTGTACTCGACAGCCTTCTTGGAAAAGGGCCCATAGTCGTTGACTTTTGGGCGACCTGGTGCAAGCCGTGCCTCACTGAACTTGACCACATAAAGGACATATACAAAGAACTGAAGGAGAAGGGCTTGACCGTTGTGGCAATAAACGAGGACGATCCAAGGAACGTTTCCAAGGTGAAACCTCTGGCTGCTTCACACCGCTGGGAGTTTCAAATTCTTTTGGATCCAAACAAGCGGGTTAAGAGACTCTACCAGGTGGTAGCCTTTCCCACCACTTTTGTTCTGGATGCCGAGGGTAATATAAGGCACAAGCACATCGGCTATACCCAGGGAAGTGAGACTCAGCTGAAGAAGGAGATAGAGGAGCTACTCCTGCCCGTTCAAAGTGAGCCTGACACAACCGCTGAGAAAGAAGGGACGCAAGGAGAGACGGATTGA
- a CDS encoding Omp28-related outer membrane protein: MASLIPALGDTVTCIQYHTWWPSPSDPYYQANIAENTARTNYYQPGTKYVPWGNIDGIIVGGFTYSQWGNLIRGRAIVDAPVDIQLQGYYNDPNGMVRVLVEATDFLSFSSLRVFVVITEDDIFWSAPNGTQIHDQTMRDMIPGATGDPVSLSSPGDTLLREYNFTVDAGWDDSNCNVAVFIQDYTTKEILQSALSRIADLVGVEEIEARRTASLFALSPAYPNPFGDRARIDYTIPSNGRVQLHIYDSSGSLVRTLVRGWESAGKHMEYWDGNDDHGREVASGIYFSRLSYEGNTRAIKLSLVR, translated from the coding sequence TTGGCATCGTTGATACCTGCTCTTGGTGATACAGTCACGTGTATCCAGTATCACACGTGGTGGCCCAGCCCTTCAGACCCATATTACCAGGCTAACATTGCGGAGAACACGGCGAGGACGAACTACTACCAGCCTGGGACCAAGTATGTCCCGTGGGGCAATATTGATGGGATTATCGTTGGCGGGTTTACTTACAGCCAGTGGGGTAATTTGATAAGAGGAAGAGCCATAGTTGATGCTCCTGTCGATATACAGCTTCAAGGTTACTATAATGATCCTAACGGCATGGTGAGAGTCCTTGTAGAGGCTACAGATTTTCTCTCCTTTAGCAGTTTGAGAGTTTTTGTGGTTATCACAGAAGACGACATTTTCTGGTCTGCACCGAATGGAACACAGATTCACGACCAGACTATGAGAGACATGATCCCTGGTGCTACTGGCGATCCTGTCAGCCTCAGTTCCCCTGGGGATACTCTCCTGAGAGAGTATAACTTTACCGTAGATGCGGGTTGGGATGATTCCAATTGTAATGTGGCAGTTTTCATACAAGACTACACTACCAAGGAGATTCTCCAGTCTGCTCTTTCAAGGATTGCAGATCTCGTCGGGGTGGAGGAGATAGAGGCCAGGCGCACAGCTTCTCTCTTCGCGCTCTCGCCAGCATACCCCAATCCATTCGGAGACAGAGCCAGGATTGATTACACAATCCCTTCGAACGGTCGTGTACAACTTCACATTTATGATTCATCCGGCAGCCTGGTTAGAACCCTTGTAAGAGGCTGGGAAAGTGCTGGGAAGCACATGGAATATTGGGACGGGAACGACGACCATGGAAGAGAGGTCGCGTCAGGGATTTACTTCTCGAGACTCTCCTACGAAGGGAACACGAGAGCAATCAAGTTGTCTCTGGTCAGGTAG
- a CDS encoding T9SS type A sorting domain-containing protein, with translation MRKYRFAVLVLCLLAVSGLHAWGAPFDTDAGSDHADFSGSLTAGIEPGGNSLQVQWLSLSTMPQAIYYHAVVQDQDMLYSVGGFTTSETNLCWSYDIANDLWSPIADMPAAKGHVAAAVVDGKIYVAGGSSSGYTAVTTNYEYDTGGNTWATVAPIPTATCFHGAVAWRDTLIYWIGGQDGGTYRNLVQVYDPANDAWFPATALPITNRSMGVAISGDTIFVVGGWNGAYVSSTYIGVINPADPSSITWTMGTDMPNGPSGDAGRSRTAATGLRGLFYFTCGDDHGVAAYDTWEYDPVADLWTQLPDKITPVSNCQNFVAVPGRGGLYSAGGYNTNLGAGTNVTEVLTGLALTHDVAVDAIDSPGALVAPNVPVTPCATFGNRAADSTEDFWTYFFIDSSAVNVYADSALISALMPESTETVCYTDWTPDGQGNVYDVLVYSDLPTDEARSNDTLRATVLAYAVDSLIESGWAYAPATIDGTIDPTEWSSADVVDISDILGMSSGGVLPNSVILYVMNNDSYLYFAIDYFVDLNDTINDRSFLFLDEDNDGLWAPDSSEGSYWVFLSSTGPQVWYEPLPVGPVLPSVPGAEFVIGFTDHVALEFSIPLGTEKYEIDAGLGDTMGLHIYAHDQDKGETEGWWLQTMDALNQEDPLYYGDLVLHTLVGVQERSKERSATAFGLVGAYPSPFSGKTSISFATEARTSITLQVFDVTGRVVRELLNGIAEPGHHTVAWDGKDGTGKELPSGVYFYRLHSAGRSSWMKTVLLK, from the coding sequence ATGAGGAAGTATCGGTTCGCGGTTCTGGTTCTTTGCCTATTAGCGGTCTCTGGTTTGCATGCGTGGGGTGCGCCGTTTGACACGGATGCCGGCTCCGACCACGCCGATTTCTCCGGATCGCTCACAGCAGGAATTGAGCCAGGCGGTAATTCTTTGCAGGTTCAGTGGCTTTCACTTTCAACCATGCCCCAGGCAATCTATTATCACGCGGTGGTCCAGGACCAGGACATGCTCTATTCTGTCGGTGGTTTCACTACTTCTGAAACCAACCTCTGTTGGAGTTATGACATTGCGAATGATCTGTGGAGCCCCATTGCCGATATGCCCGCGGCAAAAGGGCACGTGGCTGCGGCAGTGGTCGACGGCAAAATCTATGTAGCCGGTGGCTCCTCAAGTGGCTACACCGCGGTAACCACCAATTACGAATATGACACTGGCGGGAATACCTGGGCCACAGTGGCCCCTATTCCTACAGCTACTTGTTTCCACGGCGCAGTCGCCTGGCGGGACACATTGATCTATTGGATTGGGGGTCAGGACGGAGGCACTTACCGTAACCTAGTCCAGGTCTATGATCCTGCAAACGATGCGTGGTTCCCAGCCACTGCCCTACCCATCACGAACAGGTCAATGGGTGTCGCGATCAGCGGGGACACGATTTTTGTCGTTGGTGGATGGAACGGTGCCTATGTCTCCAGCACCTATATCGGAGTCATCAATCCGGCAGACCCTTCCTCGATCACATGGACGATGGGAACAGATATGCCGAACGGTCCCTCCGGAGACGCAGGAAGGTCGAGGACCGCGGCTACGGGACTTCGCGGGTTATTTTACTTCACTTGCGGCGATGACCATGGTGTGGCGGCCTATGACACCTGGGAATACGACCCCGTAGCAGACCTGTGGACTCAACTTCCTGATAAGATCACCCCGGTAAGCAATTGCCAGAATTTCGTGGCGGTTCCTGGCAGAGGCGGTCTCTACTCAGCAGGTGGATACAACACAAACCTGGGAGCAGGCACTAATGTTACAGAAGTTCTTACAGGCCTGGCCCTGACTCACGATGTGGCCGTGGACGCGATTGACAGTCCCGGCGCTCTGGTAGCGCCCAATGTGCCAGTCACACCGTGCGCAACCTTTGGCAACCGCGCAGCAGATTCGACTGAAGATTTCTGGACCTACTTCTTCATAGATTCCTCAGCAGTCAACGTATACGCTGATTCGGCTCTTATCTCTGCTCTCATGCCGGAATCCACGGAGACAGTCTGTTACACGGACTGGACCCCTGACGGACAGGGGAATGTATACGACGTGCTGGTGTACTCGGACCTGCCGACCGATGAGGCGCGATCCAATGATACGTTGAGGGCCACTGTTCTTGCCTATGCAGTTGATAGCCTGATAGAGTCTGGATGGGCCTACGCACCAGCAACCATTGACGGCACCATAGACCCGACAGAGTGGTCAAGCGCCGACGTTGTTGACATATCTGACATTCTGGGCATGAGTAGCGGAGGAGTCCTTCCCAACTCCGTGATTCTGTATGTGATGAACAACGATTCTTATCTCTACTTTGCCATCGACTACTTTGTTGACCTGAATGACACCATTAATGACCGGAGCTTCCTCTTCCTGGACGAAGACAACGATGGTCTGTGGGCTCCAGACTCCAGTGAAGGTAGCTACTGGGTTTTCCTTTCCTCTACAGGACCGCAAGTGTGGTACGAGCCGCTTCCCGTAGGTCCAGTTTTGCCTTCGGTTCCTGGGGCTGAGTTCGTCATAGGGTTCACAGACCACGTAGCCCTTGAGTTCAGTATTCCCCTTGGAACGGAGAAGTACGAGATAGATGCCGGACTTGGCGACACCATGGGCCTACACATATATGCGCACGACCAGGACAAAGGCGAAACAGAAGGCTGGTGGCTGCAGACCATGGACGCCCTCAACCAAGAAGATCCTCTCTATTACGGCGACCTGGTTCTCCATACGCTGGTTGGTGTTCAGGAGAGGAGCAAAGAGCGGTCCGCAACGGCTTTCGGTCTTGTTGGAGCCTATCCCAGCCCATTCTCTGGGAAGACGAGCATCTCCTTCGCTACGGAAGCGCGCACCAGCATCACACTGCAGGTATTTGACGTGACCGGAAGAGTGGTGAGAGAGCTGTTGAACGGAATCGCGGAACCTGGGCACCACACCGTTGCCTGGGACGGAAAGGACGGCACAGGCAAGGAACTTCCTTCAGGAGTCTATTTCTACAGGCTGCATTCTGCAGGAAGAAGCTCCTGGATGAAGACCGTCTTGCTTAAGTAA
- a CDS encoding glycosyltransferase family 1 protein: MSELPVVIHVIAKLELGGAQRIAIETARRLKGYRNILVSGTGGMLDDEALSLKGVETHLLTSLKREIHPVLDFLAFLEIGKIISEELAMGRNVVVHSHGSKAGVLARLAGRAAGASAVIHTIHGFAFHDGQPTLVKMFYVLIERFCARFCDCLIAVSRSTVRKGLKERIGILRQYAVINPAILDEHLERKDFETRAKRKELGIEESSRVVGTVSCFKPQKAPLDFVEVAGIVHKAFPAVEFVMVGDGILMDEVRRAVSLKGLEGVFHLLGWREDVPEVVDVFDVFLLTSLWEGLPMVHAEAMCRSKPIVATRVDGTPEVIGEGVNGFLASPRDVKGLAEKVVKLLEDDQLRKKMGEAGKKMVSPRFTMDRLVSEVDSLYVRLLSS, from the coding sequence ATGTCTGAGCTTCCCGTTGTAATACACGTAATCGCCAAACTCGAGCTGGGCGGCGCCCAGAGAATAGCCATTGAAACTGCAAGGAGACTCAAAGGATACAGGAACATACTCGTTTCCGGCACAGGAGGCATGCTTGATGATGAGGCTTTGAGCCTGAAAGGTGTAGAGACACATCTCCTGACCAGCCTGAAGCGTGAAATCCACCCTGTCCTGGATTTCTTGGCCTTTCTTGAGATTGGAAAGATCATTTCTGAAGAGTTGGCAATGGGAAGAAATGTGGTTGTTCACAGCCATGGTTCCAAGGCGGGGGTCCTTGCGAGGCTTGCAGGCAGGGCAGCCGGGGCAAGCGCAGTGATACACACAATACATGGATTCGCCTTCCACGACGGTCAACCCACGCTAGTGAAAATGTTCTATGTCTTGATTGAGAGATTCTGTGCCAGATTTTGTGATTGTTTGATTGCCGTATCCAGATCAACGGTGCGCAAAGGTTTGAAGGAAAGGATTGGTATCCTTCGGCAGTATGCGGTGATAAATCCGGCCATACTGGATGAGCACCTAGAGAGAAAGGATTTTGAAACCAGGGCGAAGAGGAAAGAGCTGGGCATTGAGGAATCCTCACGGGTTGTCGGCACCGTCTCCTGCTTCAAGCCGCAGAAGGCGCCGCTCGATTTCGTGGAAGTGGCGGGAATAGTGCACAAAGCATTTCCCGCAGTTGAATTCGTTATGGTTGGCGATGGAATTCTGATGGATGAAGTTAGAAGAGCAGTGTCTTTGAAGGGCCTTGAAGGAGTCTTCCACCTGCTGGGTTGGCGTGAAGATGTGCCGGAGGTCGTCGACGTCTTTGATGTTTTCCTGCTGACCTCTTTGTGGGAAGGTCTTCCCATGGTTCATGCTGAGGCTATGTGCAGGTCAAAGCCGATAGTGGCAACAAGAGTGGACGGAACTCCCGAAGTGATCGGAGAGGGTGTGAACGGCTTCCTTGCTTCGCCCAGAGATGTGAAGGGTCTTGCAGAAAAAGTTGTCAAGCTGCTTGAAGATGATCAGTTGAGAAAGAAGATGGGGGAGGCCGGAAAAAAGATGGTCTCCCCCAGATTTACCATGGATAGGCTCGTTTCAGAAGTAGATTCTCTCTACGTGAGGCTCCTTTCAAGCTAG
- the purF gene encoding amidophosphoribosyltransferase has translation MCGIIGLLGRRSVIDEIYLGLMTIQHRGQDAAGAITYDNRFNLKKGNGLVQNVFNEKNLARLKGQMGIGHVRYPTAGGGGTEDAQPFYVNVPYGIAMAHNGNLTNYWHLRRELFEEDRRQINSTSDSEVLLNVFAEELSRSSSPSLCAEDIFRATEATFKRAQGSYSAVATIANAGIVAFRDPHGIKPLVFGRRGRSSAFASESVTMDVLGYKRWRDIQSGECIFIDCDGREYCRRITEDVHTPCIFEWVYFARPDSIIDGISVYEARLGLGRELASGVKESGIVPDVVIPVPDTAKPAALALSIALGIPFREGLIKNRYIGRTFIMAGRKERRKSIKMKLNPIRAEIEGKKVLLVDDSVVRGNTSRKIIGLVREAGAEKVYFASSSPPLRHPCAYGIDMQTRGDFIARDKEPEKIKETIGADELIYQTMDGLLAGVTGKNGERSFCTACFSGEYPTEISKEAFHYMETDRLRKCLLTVSEDV, from the coding sequence ATGTGCGGAATCATAGGCCTTCTTGGAAGACGCAGCGTGATAGACGAAATCTATCTTGGTCTCATGACAATTCAGCACAGGGGCCAGGATGCGGCGGGAGCCATTACCTACGATAATAGGTTCAATTTGAAGAAGGGGAATGGCCTTGTTCAGAATGTTTTCAACGAGAAGAATCTGGCGAGGCTCAAGGGACAAATGGGTATTGGCCATGTAAGATATCCCACTGCGGGAGGAGGCGGCACTGAGGATGCTCAGCCATTCTACGTCAACGTTCCTTACGGAATAGCCATGGCCCACAATGGTAATCTTACCAACTACTGGCATCTGCGCCGCGAGCTCTTCGAAGAAGACAGAAGACAGATCAATTCGACCTCTGACTCTGAAGTGCTGCTCAATGTCTTCGCAGAGGAGCTTTCTAGGTCATCCTCTCCTTCGCTGTGTGCGGAGGACATCTTCAGAGCCACCGAGGCGACATTCAAGAGGGCACAAGGTTCCTATTCTGCCGTGGCCACCATAGCGAATGCAGGAATCGTGGCTTTTAGAGATCCTCATGGGATAAAACCCCTCGTTTTTGGGAGACGCGGGCGCAGCTCCGCCTTCGCGTCAGAGTCGGTGACCATGGATGTTCTTGGATACAAGCGCTGGCGCGATATACAGTCTGGAGAATGCATATTCATAGACTGCGACGGCAGAGAGTACTGCCGTAGGATCACAGAGGACGTCCATACTCCCTGCATATTTGAATGGGTTTACTTCGCCAGACCAGATTCCATTATTGATGGGATAAGCGTGTATGAGGCCCGTCTGGGACTTGGCCGTGAGCTTGCTTCCGGAGTGAAAGAGTCGGGTATCGTTCCTGATGTGGTCATTCCCGTTCCGGACACCGCAAAGCCTGCTGCACTTGCCCTGTCGATTGCGCTTGGCATACCGTTCAGGGAAGGGCTCATAAAGAACAGATATATTGGCAGGACCTTCATCATGGCCGGACGGAAGGAAAGAAGAAAGTCCATCAAGATGAAGCTGAATCCGATACGAGCTGAAATCGAGGGCAAGAAAGTTCTTCTGGTGGACGACTCCGTGGTTAGAGGGAACACATCAAGGAAGATAATAGGACTGGTCAGAGAAGCTGGTGCCGAAAAGGTCTACTTCGCTTCCTCGTCTCCTCCTCTCAGGCACCCCTGCGCCTATGGGATAGATATGCAAACCAGGGGGGATTTCATAGCCCGGGATAAGGAGCCTGAAAAGATAAAGGAGACGATAGGCGCTGATGAGCTGATATATCAGACGATGGATGGCCTGCTTGCAGGGGTCACAGGTAAGAACGGCGAACGCAGCTTCTGTACGGCGTGTTTCAGCGGAGAGTATCCCACCGAGATTTCCAAGGAAGCCTTTCATTACATGGAAACCGACCGGCTTCGCAAGTGCCTCCTGACAGTGTCTGAGGATGTCTGA
- a CDS encoding cysteine--tRNA ligase produces MGITLHNTLSGMKEDFSPLKEGHVGIYFCGMTVQERPHIGHMRACMVFDIFRRYLEYKGYQVVLIQNITDVDDKVIEKARQQGTDYRRVAAEYADEYLYASDALGIRRSTFYPRPTQHIQEIISLIEKLFEKGVAYQVDGDVYYEVSRFKDYGKLSKKKLDDLISGARVAVDKRKKSPADFALWKASKEGEPWWESPWGRGRPGWHIECSAMSMHYLGETFDIHGGGTDLVFPHHENEIAQSEAATGKPFARYWLHNEWVMLGGEKMSKSTGHFIPILELLKKYEPDVIRLYLLSTHYRSQIEFSEETLASSRSALERLQNALALEGADGEIDPSTLEAKEAGVFATISSSQQVFESAMDDDFNTSKAISVLFDLAKLANRAHKDGADARLIGLAQKKIGVLGRVLGLFESKKEKVSDSMVDLLLENICEVRNALRAEKNFKAADLIRDRLEQIGIKLEDGPGRTSWKRK; encoded by the coding sequence ATGGGAATCACGCTGCATAACACACTCTCGGGAATGAAGGAAGATTTCTCTCCACTGAAGGAGGGGCATGTCGGCATCTACTTCTGCGGAATGACCGTGCAGGAGAGGCCCCACATTGGTCACATGCGAGCCTGCATGGTTTTCGATATTTTCAGGCGGTACCTCGAATACAAAGGCTACCAGGTTGTTCTCATACAGAACATAACCGATGTTGATGACAAGGTGATTGAGAAGGCCAGGCAGCAAGGGACAGACTATAGAAGAGTTGCAGCTGAGTACGCCGACGAATATCTCTATGCTTCAGATGCCCTGGGTATAAGGAGGTCGACATTTTATCCACGACCCACACAGCACATACAGGAGATAATATCGCTCATAGAAAAGCTGTTCGAAAAGGGTGTTGCCTACCAGGTGGATGGGGACGTTTACTACGAGGTTTCCAGGTTCAAGGATTATGGGAAGCTTTCCAAGAAGAAGCTGGATGATCTCATCTCAGGCGCACGAGTCGCGGTCGACAAGAGAAAAAAATCCCCGGCTGATTTCGCCTTGTGGAAGGCTTCCAAGGAGGGCGAGCCCTGGTGGGAGAGTCCCTGGGGCAGAGGTAGGCCAGGCTGGCACATCGAATGCTCAGCCATGTCCATGCACTATCTCGGTGAGACTTTTGATATTCACGGCGGCGGGACGGACCTTGTGTTTCCTCATCATGAAAACGAAATCGCACAGAGCGAAGCGGCTACAGGTAAGCCTTTTGCCAGATACTGGCTGCACAACGAATGGGTGATGCTCGGTGGGGAGAAGATGTCAAAATCAACGGGGCACTTCATCCCCATCCTTGAGTTACTCAAGAAATATGAGCCGGATGTGATTAGACTCTATCTCCTCTCCACACACTACAGAAGCCAGATAGAGTTCAGCGAAGAGACGTTGGCATCCAGCAGGTCTGCTCTTGAAAGGCTTCAAAATGCGCTGGCTCTTGAAGGGGCTGATGGAGAGATCGATCCATCGACTCTTGAGGCCAAGGAAGCAGGGGTTTTCGCCACAATATCAAGCTCACAACAGGTGTTCGAGTCTGCCATGGATGACGACTTCAATACTTCCAAGGCCATTTCGGTGCTGTTTGATCTGGCGAAACTGGCAAACAGAGCGCACAAGGACGGAGCGGATGCGAGACTGATAGGTCTTGCTCAGAAGAAGATCGGAGTGTTGGGTCGGGTTCTTGGTCTTTTTGAATCGAAGAAGGAGAAGGTTTCGGATAGTATGGTTGATCTCCTTCTGGAGAATATTTGTGAAGTAAGGAATGCTTTGCGGGCCGAGAAGAACTTCAAGGCTGCGGACCTGATAAGAGACCGGCTGGAACAGATTGGAATAAAACTCGAGGATGGTCCCGGAAGGACCTCCTGGAAGAGGAAGTAA
- a CDS encoding MBL fold metallo-hydrolase — protein MEIVPGVHRIDGLVPNNSYLIVDGDPILIDTGFPGNCPRILRYLCSLGIRKTSLKAVVLTHFHIDHMGSAGRVAVATGAEVWAHELDAPSIEGKRPDGGYGSILGLCSHTSSRLVKVPVHRRLTGGDMIECLGGLEVIHAPGHTEGSICLYQAKRGILFSGNTVLYSLGKVMKPIWAFNRDNRQLDDSMEKISKLTFEYMLPGDGKPLLGGAACLLRQFVKKQARSTRSNVRGAKHQKRSTEDQGRSI, from the coding sequence ATGGAGATAGTACCGGGCGTCCACAGAATAGACGGCTTAGTACCCAACAATTCTTATCTGATTGTAGATGGTGACCCCATACTCATTGATACTGGGTTTCCCGGGAACTGTCCTAGAATTCTCCGATACTTGTGCAGTCTGGGCATACGCAAGACAAGTCTGAAGGCAGTTGTGCTGACGCATTTTCATATTGACCACATGGGTTCTGCCGGAAGGGTGGCCGTCGCCACCGGGGCAGAGGTCTGGGCTCATGAGCTTGATGCACCATCCATAGAGGGAAAGAGACCTGATGGTGGATATGGTTCGATCTTGGGACTCTGTTCACACACATCCTCCAGGTTAGTGAAAGTACCCGTACACAGAAGGCTGACCGGAGGGGATATGATTGAATGTCTAGGTGGTCTGGAGGTGATTCATGCTCCCGGGCACACAGAAGGTTCAATCTGTCTTTACCAGGCAAAGAGGGGAATTCTCTTTTCAGGCAACACCGTACTGTACAGCCTGGGAAAGGTAATGAAGCCAATTTGGGCTTTCAACCGTGACAACCGACAGCTTGATGATTCAATGGAGAAAATCTCAAAGCTCACCTTCGAATACATGCTGCCAGGTGATGGGAAACCGCTCCTGGGCGGAGCTGCCTGCCTTCTTCGACAGTTCGTGAAAAAGCAAGCACGAAGTACGAGGAGCAATGTACGAGGTGCAAAGCACCAAAAGCGAAGTACAGAGGACCAAGGACGAAGTATTTAG